The sequence GCCACTACGCCAAGGCCGAACCCCGATATAAGCGGGCGCTGGCGATTGGTGAGAAGGCCCTGCGGCCCAACCATCCAAACTTGGCAAAATTATTAGATAATTTGGCAGAACTTTACATAAAGATGGGCAGGGATGACGAAGCAAAGAATATGCTCGCCCGCGCCAAGCGAATTAGGGCGAGCCAATAACCACAAAAAGGGCATATTTCACGATGTAATCGTCACTCGTAACCGTTGAGGCTCAGGGGCAATAACTGTTGAAATATGCACTTTTCGGTCGGATGGCTAGAGTTAAGATTACCTGGGATAGTCGTTACTCCAGCATTTTCGTTGCTCCCTCTACTATCTGGGCCTATATTAATATCAGACACCTTTTTCAGCCCGAGTTCTTGAAGCAGTAAACCGCGAAGCTAACCTAGTAGGGGTAGGTCAACGCCGCGGGACTCGATGCCGGGTTGCCCTTCAAGGGTAGCTCGGCTTTTTAAGTTGGGTTGGATAGTGAGCCCCTCGTAGGAGTCGGTGGACTGCATGAGGGATAATTCCTATCGATTATAAGGCGATGGACGTTCGTATGATTCACTGCAAAAGTCGGGGACTCAGGATGCGCCTTGCACGAAAAGGGATAAGGAGCATACGTGGATTCTTGGTGCTGATGGTTCTGGCGGCGGGTCTCGCCTCTGCAGTCGGTACCGAATTGGTCTACCGGGTGGTGATCTCTGGAACCATCGATCTGGCGCTCGCGCCATATGTGGCTAGGGTCATCAAGGATGCCGAAAGGGACAATGCTGACCTGATCGTCTTCGACATCAACACGCTGGGTGGCCGAATGGACGCGATGCTCGATATTCGCGATGCCATCGTGGGTGCCAAAGTGCCCACCGTCGCCTACGTTAATCCTCGGGCCATCAGTGCTGGTGCCCTTATTGCGCTGGCGTGCAGGCAGATCTACATGGCCCCAGGTGCAACCATCGGTGCGGCCACGCCCGTTTGGGGTGGCGGGCAGAAGGCCAGTGAGAAGGTGGTCTCCTACGCCCGATCGGAATTTCGCGCAACGGCAGAACGCAACGGGCGCGACCCCGAGATTGCAGCGGCCATGGTGGATGAGTCCATTAGGATACCGGGGGTCATCGAGGAGGGTAAGCTTCTGACCCTGACCACCGAAAAGGCGCTGCGGCGGAAATTCGTGGACGGACAGTCCTCCAGCTTTGATAGCTTGCTAAGGGAGCTTAAATTTGAAGGTGCGCAGGTGTTTCAACCTAAGATTACCTGGGCGGAGCGTCTTGTCCGACTCCTGAATAATCCCATCGTTAGTGCGATTTTGCTGTCGATGGGTTTTTTTGGTCTCATAGCCGAGGTTCAGACGGCTGGTTGGGGTCTTCCGGGCTTAGCGGGAATTGTGGCGCTGGGACTGTTTTTTGGCTCCAAGTATCTGGTGGGGCTGGCGGGCTTCGAGGAATTACTCCTCCTCGGACTGGGTCTGATACTACTTGGACTGGAGATATTTGTCATCCCTGGTTTTGGCATCGCCGGTGTGTTGGGGATCGTGGCGCTGATGGTGGGCTTAGGCATGAGCCTGCTGGGGCGGGTGCCCACGCTCAGCGACGTTTCCAATGCCGTTTTGGTTCTCCTAGGAGCGCTGGGACTGAGTATTTTCGGCACCGTGATTCTTTTCAAATACGTGGAGCGTACCCCCATATGGCAACGCATTGGTCTGCCGACCAGGGCTACGAAGGAGGCCGGCTTCGCCGCTTCGGAAGTTCGCAGCGACCGGGTCGGAAAGGTTGGAGTTGCAGTGACGGACCTTCGTCCCAGCGGCACCGGAATGATTGATGGGGAGAGATTGGACGTCGTAACGGAAGGAGGCTATATAGATTCTCAGGAACGAATTGAAATTGTGAGAAATGAGGGATACCGGTTGATCGTTCGACGGATTTCGCAACCGAACTGAAAGCCCGGCGGGTATCACGGAATATCGAGTGCCTTCATCTGGTCGTCGATAGATTGCACCTTAACCCTAAGTTTTGAGGAGGATCGCCATGGAAACTTTCACGATTGCAACGGGCCTGACCACTCTGGTCGGGATCATTCTGTTTCTCATGCTCCTGAACGTCTTTGTACCCGTTGGCTTGTGGATCACCGCCTTCTTTTCTGGTGTCAAGGTAAGCTTGGGCACAATGATTGGCATGCGTTTGCGTAAGGTGAAGCCTCGCCTCATCATCAGCCCCCTGATCAACGCCACCAAGGCTGGCCTCAATTTGAACATCGGGGAGATGGAAGCCCACTTCCTGGCCGGTGGCAACATTGATCGGGTGGTCCTTGCGCTGATTTCGGCGGACAAGGCCAACATCGGGCTGACCTTCCAGCGAGCCACCGCCATCGACCTGGCCGGCCGGGACGTCTTGGAGGCGGTACGCGTCAGCGTGAACCCGAAGGTCATCGAGACGCCCCTGGTTGCGGCCGTGGCCAAGGATGGGATTCAGCTCAAGGCCCTTGCCAGGGTTACGGTGCGGGCCAACATCGACCGTCTGGTGGGCGGGGCTGGAGAGGAGACGATCATCGCCCGTGTGGGTGAAGGGATCGTCTCCACCATTGGCTCAGCTCAAACTCACAAGGCAGTGATGGAGAACCCTGATAGCATTTCTGAGACGGTACTCAATAAGGGGCTGGACGCCGGAACCGCGTTCGAGATTCTCTCCATCGACATTGCCGATGTGGACGTAGGCAAAAACATCGGCGCCCAATTGCAGATCGATCAGTCCGAGGCGGATAAGAAGATTGCTCAGGCCAAGGCTGAGGAGCGTCGGGCCATGGCCGTGGCCCATGAGCAGGAGATGACCGCCAGGACCCAGGAGATGCGCGCTAAGGTAGTGGAGGCCGAGGCCGAGGTTCCCCTGGCCATGGCGCAGGCCTTCCGAGAGGGCAACCTCGGGGTCATGGATTATTACAACATGCAAAACATTAAGGCGGACACGCAGATGAGAGAGAGCATATCCAAAACCGGTCCGCCTGGAGAGCATGAAGAGCGGTAACGCGTGGAGGAGGCAGGATGGAGGAATACCAATACTTAATTTGGCTCTTGATCTTGTTGCTCATTTGGGGAATTCCTGCCCTTTTCCAGTGGCTGCAGAAGCGGGGTCAGACGAGTGTGGCCGCCCCCGAGGGTGAGGACCCGGCGCGTCTTTCTGGTGTCGAGGAGGCGCCCCCTGAATATGCCCTCCCTCAAGCCTTGAAAAAGGCAAGAGAGAGTGAAATGCCCGCACGGCCGCCGCTGCCGGTCCGGCCTGAGGTGCGAGAGGCGCAGCTCGAGGAGTGGATGGAGCAGCCCGTCGAAGTCCCTGCGGTGGAGAGAGCAACTGAAATTCCGAAAGCCCGGCCCAGCGGACCCTCGTGGTTCCGGGACGCAGGTGATGTAAAGAGAGCGGTCATCTGGGCGGAGGTCCTTAGACGACCCGTTCCTCGACGTCCGAGACGAAGGCATCCCCGCAATCGTGCGGGTATGGTTTGACGTTACGGCATTCAGGAGGAAAAGACGCCCAGCCGACCCGGACTGGAAACGTGGGATAAAAGCTGGCGTGATATCTCCGGTCAGACACCAAATGGGAAAAGCAAGATATTGTTTTGTCGAAGGGGGGAGGACTTGGCCCCTGTCCCCAGGTGAGGGAGGGCTGGCTGCGAGGGGCAAAGGACTGGTAATGGCTGCATAATTTCAGATAGACCGATAGTCCTATCAGTTCATCGACTAGGAGGGTAAAGTGATGTTCAAGAAAGTAACTGAATTCTTCGGTGGTCTATCCCTTCCCACTAAGGATATATCGGGTGAGAAGATATATGAACACCTTATAAATATAGGGATAGATGCAGAGGTAATCCCTGAAGGGAGTCCAGATGACCCAGGGCGAGGCCGAGGCATGTCGGATTTAGAGACTAATCAATATTCGTTTTCTATCAAAGTGAAAGAGCTACATATCGATGTCATACAAATAAACAGATTTTTGGCCGGAGGTTATGGGAGGGGCACTTCACCCCACCCTGTCTACCGGATTGACTATATTATAAGAGATTCTGGGCAAAAGATAGAGGATTTATTTAGAAGGCTGGATAAGAAACAGAATCGAACGTTAGTAAAAGAATGGGTTGTGTTAGATTGGCCGAATCATTGTGTTAGAATATTTGGAGTCCCAGTTTATGTCTCTCAAACGGATACTCTTTTTCCTTCTTTGAATACCCTTGAAGACTATGATAAGAAAGCCTGGCAGGTCCGCAGAATGTTAGAGAGCGGGCGGTTTCTATGGGACCAACCTGAATAACCCGAATACTATTATAATGAAGGTTACTCAACCGCGTAAGGAAGATTCGCCTCGGTCTCTAATCGAAACCTACCTCATCGAAAGTGCATATTTCACGATGTAATCGTCACTCTTGACCGTTGGGGCTCAGGGTCAATAAC is a genomic window of Candidatus Methylomirabilota bacterium containing:
- the floA gene encoding flotillin-like protein FloA (flotillin-like protein involved in membrane lipid rafts) — its product is METFTIATGLTTLVGIILFLMLLNVFVPVGLWITAFFSGVKVSLGTMIGMRLRKVKPRLIISPLINATKAGLNLNIGEMEAHFLAGGNIDRVVLALISADKANIGLTFQRATAIDLAGRDVLEAVRVSVNPKVIETPLVAAVAKDGIQLKALARVTVRANIDRLVGGAGEETIIARVGEGIVSTIGSAQTHKAVMENPDSISETVLNKGLDAGTAFEILSIDIADVDVGKNIGAQLQIDQSEADKKIAQAKAEERRAMAVAHEQEMTARTQEMRAKVVEAEAEVPLAMAQAFREGNLGVMDYYNMQNIKADTQMRESISKTGPPGEHEER
- a CDS encoding tetratricopeptide repeat protein; this encodes HYAKAEPRYKRALAIGEKALRPNHPNLAKLLDNLAELYIKMGRDDEAKNMLARAKRIRASQ
- a CDS encoding ATP-dependent Clp protease proteolytic subunit — encoded protein: MRLARKGIRSIRGFLVLMVLAAGLASAVGTELVYRVVISGTIDLALAPYVARVIKDAERDNADLIVFDINTLGGRMDAMLDIRDAIVGAKVPTVAYVNPRAISAGALIALACRQIYMAPGATIGAATPVWGGGQKASEKVVSYARSEFRATAERNGRDPEIAAAMVDESIRIPGVIEEGKLLTLTTEKALRRKFVDGQSSSFDSLLRELKFEGAQVFQPKITWAERLVRLLNNPIVSAILLSMGFFGLIAEVQTAGWGLPGLAGIVALGLFFGSKYLVGLAGFEELLLLGLGLILLGLEIFVIPGFGIAGVLGIVALMVGLGMSLLGRVPTLSDVSNAVLVLLGALGLSIFGTVILFKYVERTPIWQRIGLPTRATKEAGFAASEVRSDRVGKVGVAVTDLRPSGTGMIDGERLDVVTEGGYIDSQERIEIVRNEGYRLIVRRISQPN